A single region of the Syntrophotaleaceae bacterium genome encodes:
- a CDS encoding FKBP-type peptidyl-prolyl cis-trans isomerase, whose product MTGIRALYCVCWLMAGALLLLGSGGCDRKSAEPELNTLGDRVGYGIGLRLGQDFRGRQLDIDPAIVLRGLQDGLTDSKPLLSDQEIQEALNQLQQELSERQRQTRVDEAERNLQEGREFLVRKGKEAGVEKLPSGLHYQVLRQGEGEGPGPSDRVKVHYRGLFTDGREFDSSYARNQPVTFPVSGVIPGWQEALLNMKQGGHWRIFLPPELAYGEQGAGSTIGPNEVLVYEIELLEIER is encoded by the coding sequence ATGACAGGTATCAGGGCTCTATATTGCGTTTGTTGGTTGATGGCGGGCGCTCTGCTGCTTCTGGGAAGTGGGGGATGTGACAGGAAGTCTGCCGAACCCGAGTTGAATACCCTCGGTGACCGGGTCGGGTACGGCATCGGTCTGCGTCTCGGGCAGGATTTTCGCGGTCGACAGCTGGATATCGATCCCGCTATCGTCCTGCGCGGGTTGCAGGATGGGCTGACGGACAGTAAGCCCCTTTTGTCCGATCAGGAGATTCAGGAGGCCCTCAATCAACTGCAGCAGGAGTTGAGCGAACGGCAGCGGCAAACCCGCGTGGATGAGGCTGAGCGAAACCTGCAGGAAGGGCGGGAGTTTCTAGTCCGAAAGGGGAAGGAGGCCGGTGTGGAAAAACTGCCGAGCGGGTTGCATTACCAGGTTCTGCGCCAGGGCGAGGGGGAAGGGCCCGGTCCTTCGGATCGGGTGAAGGTTCACTACCGCGGCCTTTTCACCGACGGCAGGGAATTCGACAGTTCCTATGCCCGCAACCAGCCCGTCACCTTTCCGGTGTCAGGAGTCATTCCCGGATGGCAGGAGGCCCTGTTGAATATGAAACAGGGCGGGCACTGGCGGATCTTTCTGCCCCCGGAACTGGCCTACGGCGAGCAGGGAGCCGGCTCGACCATCGGACCCAATGAGGTTTTGGTCTACGAAATCGAATTGCTCGAGATTGAAAGGTAG
- a CDS encoding sigma-54 dependent transcriptional regulator — MKNILVIDDEQSIRESLKGILQDEGFRTLFAESGEEGLALLKEESPDLVLLDIWLPGIDGLETLQRIRQDQPEQLVIMMSGHGTIETAVKATKLGAYDFIEKPLSLEKVLLSIENAMKVGQLVEENRSLKAKIAKEYEMVGNSQAIRELKEQISIAAPTSGWVLITGENGTGKELVARATHNLSKRRDKPFVEVNCAAIPEELIESELFGHERGAFTGATTMRKGKFDQAHEGTLFLDEIGDMSLKTQAKILRILQERKFERVGGSRSIEVDVRVIAATNKDLEQEIREGNFRQDLYYRLNVLPFHVPPLRERKLDIPLLARHFLNYFCHKEGRPAKTIESEALEMLMEYSWPGNIRELKNLMERLVIMTPGDVIRASNLPETFKFETETVRTVSRPGSALEAATFKEAKEEFEKEFILQKLEEFNGNISRTAEAIDIERSNLHRKIKAFGIELKK; from the coding sequence ATGAAAAACATCCTGGTCATCGACGACGAGCAGAGTATTCGCGAAAGCCTCAAGGGCATTCTGCAGGACGAAGGCTTTCGTACCCTGTTTGCCGAAAGCGGCGAAGAGGGATTGGCCCTGCTCAAGGAGGAAAGTCCCGATTTGGTTCTGCTGGATATCTGGCTGCCGGGCATCGACGGTCTGGAGACCCTGCAGCGGATCCGCCAGGATCAGCCGGAACAGCTGGTGATCATGATGAGCGGCCATGGAACCATTGAGACCGCGGTCAAAGCCACCAAGCTGGGCGCCTACGATTTTATCGAAAAACCTCTTTCGTTGGAAAAGGTGCTTTTGTCCATCGAAAACGCCATGAAGGTCGGGCAGCTGGTCGAGGAAAACCGGTCGCTGAAGGCGAAGATCGCCAAGGAATACGAAATGGTCGGGAACAGCCAGGCCATTCGCGAACTCAAGGAACAGATCTCCATCGCCGCCCCCACTTCCGGATGGGTGCTGATCACCGGCGAAAACGGCACCGGCAAGGAACTGGTGGCGCGGGCAACCCACAACCTGTCGAAACGCCGGGACAAGCCCTTTGTCGAAGTCAACTGTGCGGCCATCCCCGAAGAGCTGATCGAGTCGGAATTGTTCGGCCATGAAAGGGGGGCCTTTACCGGCGCGACCACCATGCGCAAGGGCAAGTTCGACCAGGCTCACGAAGGAACTCTGTTTCTCGACGAAATCGGCGACATGAGCCTGAAGACCCAGGCCAAAATCCTGCGCATTCTCCAGGAAAGGAAATTCGAACGGGTCGGCGGCAGCCGATCTATTGAGGTCGATGTGCGCGTCATCGCCGCCACCAACAAGGACCTGGAACAGGAAATCAGGGAGGGCAACTTCCGGCAGGATCTCTACTACCGCCTGAATGTCCTGCCGTTTCACGTCCCCCCGTTAAGGGAGCGAAAACTGGACATTCCGCTTCTGGCACGACATTTTCTCAACTATTTCTGTCACAAGGAGGGACGCCCGGCCAAAACAATCGAATCCGAGGCTCTGGAAATGTTGATGGAATACAGCTGGCCGGGCAATATCCGCGAGCTGAAAAACCTTATGGAGCGGCTGGTCATCATGACCCCGGGGGACGTTATCAGGGCATCCAATCTGCCGGAAACCTTTAAATTCGAAACCGAAACCGTCAGAACTGTTTCCCGGCCGGGTTCGGCACTGGAAGCCGCGACCTTCAAGGAAGCCAAGGAGGAATTCGAAAAGGAATTCATCCTGCAGAAGCTGGAGGAATTCAACGGCAACATTTCGCGAACGGCGGAAGCCATCGACATCGAGCGCTCCAACCTTCACCGCAAAATCAAGGCTTTCGGGATTGAGTTGAAGAAGTGA
- a CDS encoding ATP-binding protein, with the protein MTTTPSEASEKKRHELRKRRREWMIVILVTVLVIVLTRLESGLFEVTSDLPLSKNILVLALINLNILLILLILFLVFRNIFKLLVEKRRDVPGARLRSKLVIAFVALSLVPTMLLFFVSAGIISNSIENWFNEEIETSLEESLAVAQTYYQNSATNALYYGDQLARIIKEQKLLNERNLPSLQDLIHQKQQEYNLGVVEVFSATLEELVRASNPQVPAAEFTDPGSDTIREALRGNRFTQVTPVGKADLIRGVVPVFSNWNPDDVVGVVVVNYHVPYSLVNKMKEISNSFEQYKETKLLKNKIQKGYLLVLLLTALVIIFLATWFGFHLARGITVPIQELALATNRVAGGDLDVHIDVKTDDEIALLVEAFNKMTSDLRKGQQNIRRANRDLHASNLELDQRRRYMEIVLKNVTAGVISVDRQGRLTTINKSAEKLLRIQTTKVLGKNFREVLKPEHLPIVKDLIKLQNSSGKDSIRKQVTLSLDDQKLTLLVNLTTLKDEGGEFMGTVVVFDDLTHLIRAQRMAAWREVARRIAHEIKNPLTPIQLSAQRLRRRYLDRFEEDDSVFDECTNMIIKQVDELKNLVNEFSNFAKMPAVNPTPNRLNDIIAEALVLYQEGHKEIQFIFRPDPGVPILQLDHDQIKRAVINMLDNAVSAVGEKGNVTIESHFNPTLQIVSFTVADDGCGIPPEDKPRLFEPYFSTKKSGTGLGLAIVSTIITDHNGYIRVKDNEPKGSRFIVELPVARDSIQA; encoded by the coding sequence ATGACCACGACACCATCGGAAGCTTCTGAAAAAAAACGACATGAATTGCGCAAGCGACGTCGGGAATGGATGATCGTCATCCTGGTCACCGTCCTGGTCATCGTCCTGACCCGATTGGAGTCCGGCCTGTTCGAGGTCACTTCCGATCTGCCGCTGTCGAAAAACATTCTGGTCCTGGCGCTGATCAATCTCAACATCCTGTTGATCCTGCTGATTCTGTTTCTGGTCTTCCGCAATATCTTCAAGCTGCTGGTGGAAAAACGCCGCGATGTTCCCGGAGCGCGCCTGCGCAGCAAGCTGGTCATCGCCTTCGTCGCCCTTTCCCTGGTTCCCACCATGCTGCTGTTCTTCGTTTCGGCCGGTATCATTTCGAATTCCATCGAAAACTGGTTCAACGAAGAGATTGAAACCTCCCTGGAGGAATCGCTGGCGGTCGCCCAGACCTACTACCAGAACTCGGCCACCAATGCCCTGTACTACGGCGACCAGCTGGCCCGCATCATCAAGGAGCAGAAACTGCTCAACGAACGGAACCTGCCGTCATTGCAGGATTTGATCCATCAAAAGCAGCAGGAATATAACCTGGGTGTGGTCGAGGTGTTCTCAGCCACCCTCGAAGAACTGGTCCGGGCCTCGAATCCCCAGGTGCCCGCCGCGGAATTCACCGATCCCGGTTCCGATACCATTCGCGAAGCGCTGCGCGGCAACCGCTTCACCCAGGTCACTCCCGTCGGCAAGGCCGACCTGATCCGCGGCGTCGTACCGGTCTTTTCCAACTGGAACCCCGACGATGTGGTGGGAGTGGTGGTTGTCAACTATCACGTGCCCTATTCCCTGGTGAACAAGATGAAAGAGATTTCCAACTCCTTCGAACAGTACAAGGAAACCAAGCTGCTGAAAAACAAGATCCAGAAGGGCTACCTGCTGGTCCTGCTGCTGACGGCGCTGGTCATCATCTTCCTGGCCACCTGGTTCGGGTTTCACCTGGCTCGCGGCATCACCGTTCCCATTCAGGAGCTGGCCCTGGCGACCAATCGGGTGGCCGGAGGCGATCTCGATGTTCACATAGACGTCAAAACCGATGATGAAATCGCCTTGCTGGTGGAAGCCTTCAACAAGATGACCTCCGATCTGCGCAAGGGTCAACAGAACATCCGCCGGGCCAATCGCGACCTCCATGCCTCCAACCTGGAACTTGATCAGCGGCGCCGCTATATGGAGATCGTGCTGAAAAACGTCACCGCCGGAGTCATCTCCGTCGACCGCCAGGGACGCCTCACCACGATCAACAAATCGGCCGAAAAGCTGCTGCGGATTCAGACCACCAAGGTCCTGGGGAAGAACTTCCGCGAAGTCCTCAAACCGGAGCACCTGCCTATCGTCAAGGATCTGATCAAGCTGCAGAACAGCTCCGGCAAAGACTCGATCCGCAAGCAGGTGACCCTCTCCCTCGACGATCAGAAACTGACCCTGCTGGTCAACCTGACCACCCTGAAGGATGAAGGGGGCGAGTTCATGGGGACTGTTGTTGTCTTCGACGACCTGACCCATCTGATCCGGGCACAGCGGATGGCCGCCTGGCGGGAGGTGGCACGCCGCATTGCCCACGAGATCAAGAACCCCCTCACCCCGATTCAGCTGTCGGCCCAGCGTCTGCGCCGCCGATATCTGGACCGGTTTGAGGAAGACGACTCGGTGTTCGACGAGTGCACCAATATGATCATCAAACAGGTCGATGAACTGAAGAACCTGGTCAACGAGTTTTCCAATTTCGCCAAAATGCCTGCGGTTAACCCGACACCGAACCGCCTCAACGACATCATCGCCGAGGCCCTGGTTCTTTACCAGGAAGGACACAAGGAAATCCAATTCATCTTCCGGCCGGATCCGGGTGTCCCGATCCTGCAACTGGATCATGACCAGATCAAGCGGGCGGTGATCAACATGCTGGACAATGCCGTCAGCGCCGTGGGAGAAAAGGGCAACGTTACCATCGAATCCCATTTCAATCCCACGCTGCAGATTGTTTCCTTTACTGTGGCGGATGACGGCTGCGGCATCCCGCCGGAGGACAAGCCGCGTCTTTTCGAGCCCTATTTTTCCACCAAGAAATCTGGCACCGGACTTGGGCTGGCGATCGTTTCCACCATCATCACCGATCACAACGGTTACATCCGGGTCAAGGACAATGAACCGAAAGGGAGCCGGTTCATTGTCGAACTGCCTGTTGCCAGGGATTCGATTCAGGCCTGA